The Gemmatimonas sp. genomic sequence CAGTCGTCAGCTGGCGTTTGGATCGCGCGCGTGACCGCCTCCGGCGCATGCGCGCCGCGATGCGTTAATGCTTTCGCGTGCACCACAACAGGTTCGCGCGATGGCGATGCGGCTGAGCGCGAGTGGACTGCTCGCGTCATGCGGCCTAACGGACCCCGACACCTACGTGCTCAACGTCGACCGCCTTGAGATCGCACGCACGGCTGGATCGTCGGACTCGGTCACCGTGCGTTTCGTCGGCTATGTTGGGAATACCGGGTGCCAAACCCTCAATCGCGTGAAGAATGCCGTGGTGGGCGATTCCATTTGCTATCGTTTCATCGGCAACACGGGTGGGCGCAACTGCTTTCAGAAGCCCATTCCGCTTGCGTACGACGAACGGGTCGCGAGCATGCCGGCGCGCACCGTGCGCCTCGTCGTAATGAATCGAAATCGAGCGCCGCTGACGTTGTCCCTACGACTGCCGCTGCCCTAGGCGTATAAATTGCGCGCGCTGCGGCGATGCCCGGCACTGTCAACACCGATAAGAATTGCGCACTTTTTGGAGTAACCCCGCCGACTGGACAAATAGGGAGTTGGGGTTCGACCTTCGAGGCAGCGCCTCGGAGGTTCTATGCGTGGCAAGACATACCGACGGTTCAGCACCGAGTTCAAGCTCGGGGTCGTGGAGGCGGACTTGGCCGGCGAGGGCAGCATCAAAGTCTTGGCCGCTAAGGCCGGCATCGATCACTCCCTGCCGCACTATTGGCTCAAGAAGTATCACGCTGGCGAATTATCGCTTGATCTCCGACGGAACCTGTCAATGAGTTTGAGACACCGGGTGGGTGGGGTTTACTGAGCGACGTCGTCTGACGG encodes the following:
- a CDS encoding transposase, which codes for MRGKTYRRFSTEFKLGVVEADLAGEGSIKVLAAKAGIDHSLPHYWLKKYHAGELSLDLRRNLSMSLRHRVGGVY